The Actinomycetota bacterium DNA segment AAAAGTAGTACCAAGAGATTATTTAAGAATTTCTTTTAAAAGCATAGGTGAGATTTCATTTATTGCAGAAGAAGGGGATGTATTTAAGAAGGGAGAAGTAATAGCAAAACTTGATGAAAAAGATTTCAAGAATCAATTAGATTTAGCAAAGACAGCTTTGGGCCTGGCAGAGAAAGAACTCGAAATGGCAGAATTGACTTTGAAATCAACAAAAGATGCATATAAAAATACAGTTGAAATTGCAAACGCAAACTATTTACTGGCTCAAAAAACTGTAGAACAGGCAGAAATTGCACTAAGAGATGCTCATGTTTATTATGACAAGCTTAAAAATGAACCAATGGTAACAGCATCTATAAAAAAACAAGCAAACATGGCAATTCATCAAGCAGAAGCAGGATTAGAACAAGCAAAGGTTGCATTATCTCAAACATATTGGAATTGTGAAAGTATGAGACAAGCTGCTAAATCCCAGGTTGATTCAGCAGAAAAAGCGATAGAACTATCAGAGGACAAGATTATTTCTTCTACTGCGTCTCTTAAATTAGCTCAAGATGCTTATGATAATGCAACTTTAAAAGCCCCATTTGATGGAGAAGTTATAGAAGTTTATCAAAAAGTAGGTGAGATGGCTTCACCAGGAATGCCAGTTATTTATTTTGGGACATCAGATGTTTTAAAAATAGTTGCAGATGTAGATGAGGATGATATTTCAATGATAAGAAAAGGTCAAGAAGTAGAGATAAGTTTTCATTCATACCCAGGTGTAACCATAAAGGGAAAAGTAATAAATATATCATTAGGAGGTACTGAATTCCAGGGAGTGGTTACTTATGATGTTGATATAGAGTTTGAAGCTTCTCAGGATATTAATATATTACCAGCAATGACCTGCGATATAGAAATTGTTGCAGAAAAGATTAAAGATACTATATTTCTTCCCTCTGATTATATATTTGAGGAAGAAGATAAGTATTATGTAAATCTATTGGCAGAGAAGAATAAAAAGGTGAAAACTGAAATAACTATTGGTTATGAGAATGAGGATTATACTCAAATACTATCAGGACTTAAACAGGATGACAAAATTTCTAAAGAATAACAAAATTGAAATATCCAATAAATTTTAATTAAGGACTATGAATTTAACAGAAGTTAAAAATTTAAGTAAAAAATATAATGAACATCTGGCTGTTGATAACATAAGTTTTTATGTTAAAGAGGGAGAAATATTTGGACTTTTAGGACCCAATGGTGCAGGTAAATCAACAACAATATCGATGCTTTCCTGTCTTTTGGAACCAACATCAGGGGAAGCTTTTATTGATGGAAAGAGTATAAAAAAAGACCCCATGGGTGTTAAAAAAGTTATAGGTCTTATACCCCAGGAAATAGCATTATACCCAACCTTATCTGCAAAAGAAAACCTTTATTTCTGGGGAAAAATGTATGGACTTTCAGGAAGTTTAATAAAAAAGAGAGTGAAGGAAATTCTTGAAATTGTAGGTTTAACTGATAGAGCAAAGGATAGAATAGACACATATTCAGGTGGAATGAAAAGGAGAATTAATATTGCAGCTGGTCTCATTCACAGACCGAAGGTAATAATGTTAGATGAGCCAACTGTTGGAATTGATCCCCAAACAAGAATCAATATCTTAGAGACAGTAAAAAATCTAAATAAATTGGGGATGACCATCATATATACAAGTCACTACATGGAAGAGGTTGAGATGTTGTGTAATAGAATAGCAATTATGGATGAGGGAAGGATAATTGCTATGGGAACAAAAAATGAATTAAGACTGCTAGTGGGTGGAAAGGATACAATTAGAATGGATGTCAAAAACATCCATCCAAAAATTGCAGAATCATTAGAAATGATAGATGATGTTGATAAAATTAAAATAAAAGAAAATCAGATTGAAATATTAAGTGATTATGGTAGAAGAGTACTTTCCTCAGTAATTTCTAAATTAAATGAACTAGATGTCAAAATAAATTCGGTAAAGGTTCAGGAGCCTGACTTAGAATCTGTTTTTATACATTTAACTGGTAAGAGCTTAAGAGAATAAATAGAGGTTAGGTCTTGCAATATTTCAAAATCTATAAATAGAGGTTAGGTCTTGAAATGTTAGCTATAGTAGTCAGGTTTTGTAATATAACAGATTAATTAGAAGCATTTAGGAATACTAAAATTGAAATAATAATATAGTAGGTAAGGGACTTGAAGTTATTAAACATCGCCTTAAAGGAAGTAAAAATTATTTTCAGAGATAGGATGGCATTACTAATTCTTTTAGCCATGCCATTTATCCTAATGACAATAATGGGGATGGCATTGGGTGGATTATTTTCAAAAGGTCCAGAGCTTTCAAAAATTGATGTCGCAGTTGTAAATTATGATGATGGTAAACTCTCTGAGGATTTCATTGAAGAGATATTAAAAGGAGATGAACTATCAAAACTCCTAAATATTATGGAAACTAACAAAGAAAGAGCAATGCATTTAGTGAAAATTGGTGACATTTCATCAGTAATTATAATTCCTTCTGATTTCACATCTCAAATAATGAAAAATAAATCCACTGAGATTACTATCTATGGCGATCCTGGTCAGGAGATAAGAGCATCAATTATAAGAAGTATTACGAGTGCATATACAAATAAAGTTTCTTCGATAATGGTTGGTGTTAGTACAGGATGGGAATCATTAACTAAATTAGGTAAAAAGACAAATCAAACAGAAATTGCAATGTATATGCCATTCATGATTAATGAGATGATTGAAAAAGATGTGGAGAACCTGATAAAAATAGAGGAGGAGAATACCTCTCAAAAAGAAAGCATGAGCTCAATGCAGTATTATGCTGCAGGTATGTCGACAATGTTTGTTCTTTTCTCTTCAATGTTTGGTGCAGACTCAATTCTTAAGGAAAGAGATGACAAGACACTTGCAAGGCTGCTTTCCAGTCCAATAAAAAAACATTCAGTTTTAGGTGGAAAACTTCTTGGTATTTTTATAATAGGAATAATGCAATTTACTGCTTTTATATTTGCTACTAAATTGATATTTAATGTAAATTGGGGTAGGTCAATTATTGGATTAGTTCTTTTACCTAGCTCTACAGTACTTGCAACAACCGGGATGTCAATATTCTTTGCATCAATAGCAAAGACCAGAAATGCTGTTTCAGGTATAAGTCAGATATTTATTCAGAGTATGTCAGCTTTAGGTGGTTCTATGTTTCCACCAAGTTTGTTGCCACCCTGGTTAAGATTTTTTAGCAACTTTACAATAAACAAATGGTCAATGGAAGGGTTTCTATCTCTCATGAGTGGTGAAGGAGTTATATCCATATCAAAATCCATCTTTATATTATTGGCAATTGCCTTAATATTTTTTATATTTGGGATTTGGAGATTTTCATATGAGTAAAATGAGAAAAGCATTTGAAATAGCACTGTTAAACTTAAAACTCTTATTTAAGGATAAGATGTCTCTTATGATGATGTTTGTAATTCCATTATTTATGACAATGATTATGGGTCTTGTATGGGGAGGAATGGGTGAAAATAGACTAAAAGTAATAATTGTTGATGAAGATAAATCAAATTACTCTTCTATGCTTACAGATATATTAAAAGAAGATGAACTTTTAAGTGTAATAAAAGATAATAAGAAAGACGCTATAGAAAAAGTAAGGAATTCAAATGTTGAGTCAGCAATTATAATTCCAAAAGATTTCGGAGATAAAATAAAAAGAGGTGGTGGAGCTAAATTAACAGTAATAAAACTTGAGACATCTACAAGAGCATTTGCGGTTTTGGAAGTTGTAAGAGGTGCTATTAATAGGATAGCTACCAATTATTACACAGCAAATATGTCTATAGATTATTTAAATAAGATTGGAACAACCACTGATAGTAACGAGGAAAGTTTATGGAAAAAAGTTTTCAAAGCTGCAGATGAGAATTGGAAGCCAGACCCCCCTGTTAAAGTTATTTTTGAAAATGTTACTGCTTCAGAAGTAAGAGGTAAAAAGACTATTGCCAGTGGTTTTTCTCAAGGATCGTTGGGCTATGCAGTTACATTTATAGGATTTGTTTTAGTAGGTAATTCAGCAACAATAATGGAAGATAAGATTAAAAGAACTTTATTTAGGCTATTAAGTACACCAACTTACAAGGGCTCATATATTACTGGAAAAATATTAGGCTCAATTTTTGTGGGTATATTTCAGTTTACAATTCTAATTTTAGCAGGTAGATATTTATTTGGTGTTAGATGGGGAAGGGATCCATTAGGATTGGTTCTTTTAATGGGTTCATATATAATATGCGGAACATCAATGGGAATCATGTTGGCATCATTTGTAAAGACTATTGACCAGGCCCATGCGATAACTCCAGTAATTATAATAAGTATGGCTATGTTAGGTGGATGTTTTTGGCCAGTAGAGTTTGTTCCTCAATATATGCAAACTATTGCAAGGTTCACACCAACAGGTTTAACAATGCAAGGACTCACCGACCTCATAGTAAGAGGCTTAGGATTTCAAACTATTATTACACCCAGTCTTACTCTACTAGGCATGTCATTGATATTTTTCACCCTTGGCATCTATTTCCTTCGTCTAGAATAGGTGTCAGATCTCGACATGTAGAATAGGTGTCAGGTCTTGACATGAGACATATTAGAAT contains these protein-coding regions:
- a CDS encoding ABC transporter permease, whose product is MKLLNIALKEVKIIFRDRMALLILLAMPFILMTIMGMALGGLFSKGPELSKIDVAVVNYDDGKLSEDFIEEILKGDELSKLLNIMETNKERAMHLVKIGDISSVIIIPSDFTSQIMKNKSTEITIYGDPGQEIRASIIRSITSAYTNKVSSIMVGVSTGWESLTKLGKKTNQTEIAMYMPFMINEMIEKDVENLIKIEEENTSQKESMSSMQYYAAGMSTMFVLFSSMFGADSILKERDDKTLARLLSSPIKKHSVLGGKLLGIFIIGIMQFTAFIFATKLIFNVNWGRSIIGLVLLPSSTVLATTGMSIFFASIAKTRNAVSGISQIFIQSMSALGGSMFPPSLLPPWLRFFSNFTINKWSMEGFLSLMSGEGVISISKSIFILLAIALIFFIFGIWRFSYE
- a CDS encoding ABC transporter ATP-binding protein, giving the protein MNLTEVKNLSKKYNEHLAVDNISFYVKEGEIFGLLGPNGAGKSTTISMLSCLLEPTSGEAFIDGKSIKKDPMGVKKVIGLIPQEIALYPTLSAKENLYFWGKMYGLSGSLIKKRVKEILEIVGLTDRAKDRIDTYSGGMKRRINIAAGLIHRPKVIMLDEPTVGIDPQTRINILETVKNLNKLGMTIIYTSHYMEEVEMLCNRIAIMDEGRIIAMGTKNELRLLVGGKDTIRMDVKNIHPKIAESLEMIDDVDKIKIKENQIEILSDYGRRVLSSVISKLNELDVKINSVKVQEPDLESVFIHLTGKSLRE
- a CDS encoding ABC transporter permease, which produces MSKMRKAFEIALLNLKLLFKDKMSLMMMFVIPLFMTMIMGLVWGGMGENRLKVIIVDEDKSNYSSMLTDILKEDELLSVIKDNKKDAIEKVRNSNVESAIIIPKDFGDKIKRGGGAKLTVIKLETSTRAFAVLEVVRGAINRIATNYYTANMSIDYLNKIGTTTDSNEESLWKKVFKAADENWKPDPPVKVIFENVTASEVRGKKTIASGFSQGSLGYAVTFIGFVLVGNSATIMEDKIKRTLFRLLSTPTYKGSYITGKILGSIFVGIFQFTILILAGRYLFGVRWGRDPLGLVLLMGSYIICGTSMGIMLASFVKTIDQAHAITPVIIISMAMLGGCFWPVEFVPQYMQTIARFTPTGLTMQGLTDLIVRGLGFQTIITPSLTLLGMSLIFFTLGIYFLRLE
- a CDS encoding efflux RND transporter periplasmic adaptor subunit, with translation KVVPRDYLRISFKSIGEISFIAEEGDVFKKGEVIAKLDEKDFKNQLDLAKTALGLAEKELEMAELTLKSTKDAYKNTVEIANANYLLAQKTVEQAEIALRDAHVYYDKLKNEPMVTASIKKQANMAIHQAEAGLEQAKVALSQTYWNCESMRQAAKSQVDSAEKAIELSEDKIISSTASLKLAQDAYDNATLKAPFDGEVIEVYQKVGEMASPGMPVIYFGTSDVLKIVADVDEDDISMIRKGQEVEISFHSYPGVTIKGKVINISLGGTEFQGVVTYDVDIEFEASQDINILPAMTCDIEIVAEKIKDTIFLPSDYIFEEEDKYYVNLLAEKNKKVKTEITIGYENEDYTQILSGLKQDDKISKE